GTCTCGCCGACGACCTCGACCTCGCCCGCGGCGCCCTCCTCGGCGCGGCGGGCACCCTCCCGGAGCCGCGGTCGGCGATCACGGCCGAGGTGTTCTGGCTGGACCCGACCCGCGGCGTCGCCGGCGCGCGGCTGCTGCTGAAGTGGGGGACCGCGACCGTCCAGGCGCGGCTCACCGCGATCGACGGCCGCCGCGACCTCACCACGCTGCAGGTCGTCCCGGCCGAGGCGCTGGAGGTCAACGACATCGGCCACGTCGCCCTCCAGCTCGCCGAGGCGCTCCCGGTCGAGCCGTACGCGGCCAACCGGGAGACCGGCGCCTTCCTGCTCATCGACCCGCAGTCCGGCGCGACCCTCGCCGCCGGCATCGTCTCCTGAAGGGACCCCGCATGCGTACCTCGCTCCGCACCGTCGCCGTCCTCGCGCTCGCCGCGGCCACCGCCGCGCTGACCGGCTGCGCGGCCTCGGCCGTCAGCGCCGAACCCACCCCGGCGACGGCCATCCGCGTCGGCTACTTCGACAACGTGACCCACGCGCCCGCCCTCGTGGGCATCCACGACGGGCTGCTGCAGAAGGCGCTCGGGACGACGGCGCTGAAGACCACCCAGTTCAATGCCGGCCCCGCCGAGATCGAGGCGCTCACCGCGGGCGCGATCGACGCCGCCTACATCGGCCCGAGCCCCGCGATCAACTCCTACCTGAAGAGCGCGGGCCAGTCGCTGAAGATCGTCTCCGGCGTCGCCGTCGGCGGCGCGGCCCTCGTCGTGAAGGCCGACATCACCTCGGCCGACCAGCTCAAGGGCAAGACCATCGCCACCCCGCAGCTCGGCAACACGCAAGACGTCGCGCTCCGCCACTGGCTGAGCACGAAGGGCCTGCACACCTCGACGACCGGCGGGGGAGACCTCACGATCGCCCCGACCGACAATGCCCAGGCGCTGACGGCGTTCCAGGCGGGCAAGATCGACGGCGCCTGGGTGCCGGAGCCGTGGGTGTCCCGGTTCGTGCTCGACGGCAACGCGAAGGTGCTCGTGGACGAGGCGTCGCTGTGGCCGGGCGGGAAATTCCCGACCACCGTGCTCGCGGTCTCCGCCTCGTTCCTGAAGGCGCACCCGCAGACGGTGAAGGCGCTCGTGCAGGGCAACGCCGACGCGGTCGCCGCCCTGAAGAATCCGGCGAAGGCCGCGAACGACATCAACGCGCAGCTGAAGGCCGACACCGGCAAGACGCTGCCGACCCCGGTGCTCGCGCGGGCGCTCGACCACGTCGCCTTCGACACCGACCCGGATGCGGCGGCGTTCCCGACGCTCGTCCAGCACGCCGCGGCGGTCGGCCTCGGGACCAAGGGCTCGCTGAAGGGGCTGTTCGACCTGACCGCCCTGAACGCCGTCCGCGCGGCCGCCGGGCAGGCGAAGGTCTCGGCCGGGAACCTGGGGTAGGACGATGAGCGACCTCGACCGCACCGCCGTCACGCTGACGGGAGTGAGCAAGCGCTTCGGCGCACACGCACCCGTCGTGCTCGACGGAGTGGACCTCCGGGTGGGCGACGGCGAGTTCGTCTGCCTGCTCGGGGCGTCCGGGTGCGGCAAGTCGACCATCCTGAACCTGATCGCCGGACTCGAGCAGCCGACCGCCGGCGAGATCGCCGTGCCCAGTGGCGCGGTCGCGATGATGTTCCAGGATGCCGCCCTGCTGCCCTGGCTGACCGCCCGCCGCAACGTCGAGCTCGCCCTCGACCTCGGTGGAGTGCCGCGCGACGAGCGCCGGGCCCGCGCCGACGAACTCCTGGAGCTCGTCTCGCTCTCGCACGCCGCCGACCGCCGGCCGCACGAGCTCTCCGGGGGGATGCGGCAGCGCGTCGCCCTCGCCCGCGCGCTCGCACAGGACCGCCACGTGCTGCTGATGGACGAGCCGTTCGCGGCGGTCGACGCGATCACCCGCGACCTCCTGCACGTCGAGCTGGAGCGGATCTGGCGGCAGACCGGTCGCACCATCGTCTTCGTCACTCACAACGTCCGGGAGGCGCTGCGCCTCGGCCAGCGGATCGTGCTGCTCAGCTCGCGGCCCGGCCGGGTCGCCGCCGAATGGGAGGTGCCCGCGTCCGTCCGCGCCGGCGCCGACCCGGTGGAGACCGCCCGGCTGGACGAGCAGATCACCCGCCGGTTGCGAGAGGAGCTGATCCGCAATGCCGCCTGAAGCCACCGTCACGTCGACGATCGCACCCGCGCCCGCCCGCACGGAGGCCGGGGCCTCCGAGCTGCGCGCCCTGGAGTCCGGTCTGGACTCCCTGCAGACCGCCGGGGATGCCGGGCCGGGCCGCGCCCGCCGCCTTGGCCGGTCCGTCGTCCCGCCGATCGTGTTCGTGCTCGCCGCCGTCCTCGCCTGGCAGCTCTACACGGTCATCGCGCACCCGCGCCCCGACCTCTACCCGGGGCCGGCGGACGTGCTCAGCGCACTCGGCAGCGCCGCGGCCTCCGGTCACCTCGCCACGGCCATCGGCACCAGCCTGGGCCGCGGCGGCTTCGGCTTCCTGCTCGCCATCCTGATCGCGACCCCGCTCGGACTGCTGCTGGCCGAGGTGCGCTGGCTGCGCCGCGCGGTCGGGCCGATCCTCTCCGGCCTCCAGGTGCTGCCGTCGGTGGCGTGGGTGCCCGCCGCGATCCTCTGGTTCGGGCTGACCGACGCGGCAGTGTACTTCGTGGTGCTGCTCGGCGCCGTGCCCTCGATCGTCAACGGCCTCCTCGCCGGCATCGACCAGGTGCCGCCGCAGCTTCGGCGCGTGGGCGTCATCCTCGGGGCGAACCGCCGCCAGCTGCAGACCCGCATCCTCTTCCCGGCCGCGATGCCCGGCTATGTCGCGGGGCTTCGCCAGGGCTGGGCGTTCGCGTGGCGCTCGCTCATGGCCGCCGAGATCATCGCGGGTTCGCTCGGCTTCGGCCTCGGCTCGATGCTGGAGCAGAGCCGGGAGCTCGCCGACCTGCCCAGCGTGCTCGCCACCATCCTGACCATCCTCGTCGTCGGCATCGTCGTCGAGCTGGCCATCTTCGCACCGGTCGAGCGCACGCTGCTGCGCCGCCGCGGACTGACGGGAGCATCCCGATGACCGAACAACGCCTTGGCTCCGTCGCCCTGGTCGGCGGCGGCCCCGGCCACCCGGACCTCATCACCGTGCGCGGCCGCCAGCTCCTGACCGCCGCCGACGTCGTGATCGCCGACCGGCTCGGCCCCCGCGCCCTCCTGGAGGACCTCGCGCCCGGCGTGGAGGTCATCGACGTGGGCAAGCGCCCGCACCACCACCCGGTGCCGCAGTCGCAGATCAACGAGCTGCTGGTCGAGCACGCCCGTGCCGGCAAGCGCGTCGTGCGGCTGAAGGGCGGCGACCCGTTCGTGTTCGGCCGCGGCGGCGAGGAGGCCGAGTTCTGCCGTGCCGCCGGCATCCCGGTGGAGGTCGTCCCCGGCGTGACGAGCGCCATAGCCGTGCCGTCCATCGCCGGCATCCCGGTCACCCACCGTGGCGTCGCTGCCGGGTTCACCGTGCTCTCGGCGCACACCGACATCGACGAGGTGCCCGGCGGGCCGGAGCACACCGTGATCCTGCTCATGGGCGTCTCCGGGCTCGCGGGAACCGCCGCGACGCTCGCGGCGGGGCGCCGCGGCGTGGACTGCCCGGTCGCGATCGTGGAAGACGGCTACGGCGACGGGCAGCGCGTGACCGTCGGCACCCTGGGCACCATCGCCGCGGAGGCCGCCGTTCGCGGCGTGCAGTCTCCGGCCGTCATCATCGTCGGCGACGTGGTCCGACTGGCCGACCCCGACCTCCTCCCCATCCCCGCAGCACACAGCACTGCACCATACCGAGAGGCACCTCAATGACCCGACCGTTCCGCGTGGCCGTCGTCGGCGCCGGACCCGCCGGCATCTACGCCGGCAACATCCTGCGCACCCGCGCCGCCGAGGCCGGCGTCGACGTCCGGATCGACCTGTTCGAGTCCCTGCCCGCGCCCTACGGCCTCATCCGTTACGGCGTCGCCCCGGATCACCCGCGCATCAAGGGCATCGTGACCTCACTGCACGACATGCTCGCCGACGGGTCCGTGCGGTTGATCGGCAATGTGGAGGTCGGCGCGGACATCACCGTGGACGAGCTCCAGTCGCTCTACCACGCGGTGATCTTCGCGACCGGGGCGCAGCGCGACGCCGTGGTCGACCTCCCCGGCCTCGGCCTCCCCGGCAGCTTCGGCGCCGCCGACTTCGTCTCCTGGTACGACGGCCACCCCGACGTGCCGCGGCACTGGCCGCTGGAGGCCACCGAGGTCGCCGTGCTGGGCAACGGCAACGTGGCCCTGGATGTCGCGCGCGTGCTCGCCAAGCACCCGGCCGACCTGCTGACCACCGACATCCCCGACAACGTGCACGCGGGCCTCGTCGCGTCGCCGGTCACCGACGTGCACGTCTTCGGCCGCCGTGGCCCGGAGGACATCAAGTTCACCCCGATCGAACTGCGCGAGCTCGGCGAGGTGCCGGGCGTCGACATCGTCCTGTACGGGGAGGACTTCGACCGTGCCGACGCCTCGACCGGAGAGCGACGGGCCGCCGGCAACCAGGCCAAGGTCATGGCGCGCATCCTGCAGTCGTGGCGCGACCGCGAGCCCACCGGCGCCCCGCGCCGCCTGCACCTGCACTTCTGGCACAAGCCTGTCGAGCTGCTCGGCGAGGATGCCGTCACCGGTATCCGCTTCGAGCGCACCGAGCCGGACGGCGAGGGCGGCATCCGCGGCACCGGCGCGTTCGCCGATTACGACGTGCAGGCCGTCTACCGGGCGATCGGCTACCGCGGCACCCCGGTGCGCGACCTCCCGTTCGACGAGGCCGCCGGGGTCATCCCGAACGACGGAGGCCGCGTCCTCGACGACGGCGAGCCGGTGCGCGGCCTCTACGCGACCGGCTGGATCAAGCGCGGCCCGGTCGGCCTGATCGGCCACACCAAGGGCGACGCCGGCGAGACCATCGAGAAGCTGCTGGAGGACCACGCCGTCCTGGCCGACGCGGACCGCCCGGGGGAGGACGCCGTGCTGTCCTTCCTCGAGTCGCGCGGTGTCCGCTACACGACTTGGGAGGGCTGGCTCGCCCTCGACGGCCACGAGCGCGCGCTCGGCGACGGGTTCGCCGGCGACGTGGTCCGCGAGCGGATCAAGGTCGTGCCGCGGGACGAGCAGGTCTCGATCTCCAACCGCGAGGTGATCGTCCGATGACCTACGTGATCGCGCTGCCGTGCGTGGACGTGAAGGACCGCGCCTGCATCGACGAGTGTCCCGTCGACTGCATCTATGAGGGCGAGCGCTCCCTTTACATCAACGTGGACGAGTGCGTCGACTGCGGCGCCTGCGAGCCGGTCTGCCCGGTCGAGGCGATCTACTACGAGGACGACCTCCCGGAGGAGTGGACCGACTACCACGCCGCGAACGTCGAGTTCTTCTCCGAGCTCGGCAACCCCGGCGGCGCCTCCAAGGTCGGGCCGCAGCCGTACGACCACCCGCTGATCGCGGCACTGCCGCCGCAGGAGGCCGTGCATGCCTGAGGTCGTCGTCATCGGCGGCGGCCCGGCCGGGCTCTCCGCCACGTTGAACCTCGCGCGGGCGCTGGTCGACGTCGTGCTGGTGGACGCCAGCCGGCCGCGCAACTCGGCCACCCTCAGGTCGCACGGGTTCCTCACCCGCGACGGCATCCGCCCGACCGAGTTGCGTGCTCTCGCGAAAGCAGAGCTCGCGGCGTACGAGAACGTCGAGCACCTGGAGCGACGGTCGGTCACGTCGGTGCGGAGGGACGGCGACGGCTTCGTGGTCGAGATCGCCGGCCGGACGCCGGGGGAGGAGCACATCGTGTCCGCCCGGACGGTCCTCCTCACGACCGGGTTGACCGAGACGCTGCCCGCGCTGCCGAGCATCCGCTCGTTCTACGGGATGAGCGTGTTCAGCTGCGTTGCGTGCGACGCCTGGGACCTGCGCGGCAAGCCGCTCGCGCTCATCGGCGAGACGCCGGACCTCGCCCGCCGCGCGGTGCACCTGGCCCGCTGGACCACCGAGCTCACGGTCTTCACCAACGGTTCCCCGGTCGTCACCGCCGACGAGGCGACCGCCCTGGACGCGCTGGGGATCCGGGTCGAACGGGCCACGATCGCCGACCTCGAAGGCGAGCGCGGAGCCGTCCACTCGGTCCTGCTGAAGGACGGCCGGTCCATCCCCATCGACGGCGGCTTCATCCGCCCCACCTGGCAGATCGCGACCGGCTTCATCGACGGCCTCCAGCCCGAGGAGTCGGCCGACGGCTTCCTGATCACGGACGACGAGGGCCGGACCTCCATCCCCGGGCTGTACGCCGCCGGCGACGTCGCCGTGCCCGGGCCGCAGCAGATGATCATCGCCGCAGGGAACGGGGCCCGCACCGCGGCTGCCATCGTCGCCGACCTGCAAGTCGGGGCCGCGTCCGCGCTCAGCCCGATCGCGGAAATCCTCACCTGACCTCCCGCACTCCCATCCTTCACGAACACGAGAGAGAGACATGCCCACCAACGTCTACGAAGACATCACCGCCGCCGTCGGCCGGACCCCGCTGGTCAAGCTCAACAGGATCGCCGCCGCCGCCGACGCGACCGTGCTGGCGAAGCTGGAGTTCTACAACCCGGGCGGAAGCGTCAAGGACCGCATCGGCGTCGCGATCATCGACGCCGCCGAGAAGTCCGGCGAGCTCCGGCCGGGCGGGACGATCGTGGAGGGCACCAGCGGCAACACTGGCATCGCGCTCGCGATGGTCGGCGCCGCTCGCGGGTACAAGGTGATCTTGACCATGCCGGAGACGATGTCGAAGGAGCGTCGGGTGCTCCTGCGCGCGTTCGGCGCGGAGATCGTCCTCACCCCCGGCCCGGAGGGGATGCGCGGCGCTGTCGAGGCAGCCCAGAAGATCGTGGCCGAGAACGACAACGCGATCTGGGCTCGCCAGTTCGCCAACGAGGCCAACCCCGCCATCCACCGCGCCACCACCGCCGAGGAGATCTGGGCCGACACGGACGGCGGCATCGACATCCTCGTCGCCGGCATCGGCACCGGCGGCACCATCACCGGCGTCGGCCAGGTGCTGAAGGAGCGCAAGCCCGGTGTGCAGATCGTCGCCGTCGAGCCCATCGACTCCCCGATCCTCAGCGGCGGCAAGCCCGGCCCGCACAAGATCCAGGGCCTCGGCGCGAACTTCGTCCCGGAGATCCTCGACACGTCCGTGTACGACGAGGTCATCGACGTGTCGTTCGACGACTCGATCGCGACGGCCAAGAAGCTCGCGTCCGAGGAGGGCATCCTCGCCGGGATCTCCTCCGGCGCGATCGTCTGGGGCGCGCTGCAGGTCGCGGCACGGCCGGAGAACGCCGGAAAGACCGTCGTGGCGATCGTCGCCGACACCGGGGAG
This genomic stretch from Leifsonia sp. EB41 harbors:
- a CDS encoding ABC transporter substrate-binding protein, which translates into the protein MRTSLRTVAVLALAAATAALTGCAASAVSAEPTPATAIRVGYFDNVTHAPALVGIHDGLLQKALGTTALKTTQFNAGPAEIEALTAGAIDAAYIGPSPAINSYLKSAGQSLKIVSGVAVGGAALVVKADITSADQLKGKTIATPQLGNTQDVALRHWLSTKGLHTSTTGGGDLTIAPTDNAQALTAFQAGKIDGAWVPEPWVSRFVLDGNAKVLVDEASLWPGGKFPTTVLAVSASFLKAHPQTVKALVQGNADAVAALKNPAKAANDINAQLKADTGKTLPTPVLARALDHVAFDTDPDAAAFPTLVQHAAAVGLGTKGSLKGLFDLTALNAVRAAAGQAKVSAGNLG
- a CDS encoding ABC transporter ATP-binding protein, which translates into the protein MSDLDRTAVTLTGVSKRFGAHAPVVLDGVDLRVGDGEFVCLLGASGCGKSTILNLIAGLEQPTAGEIAVPSGAVAMMFQDAALLPWLTARRNVELALDLGGVPRDERRARADELLELVSLSHAADRRPHELSGGMRQRVALARALAQDRHVLLMDEPFAAVDAITRDLLHVELERIWRQTGRTIVFVTHNVREALRLGQRIVLLSSRPGRVAAEWEVPASVRAGADPVETARLDEQITRRLREELIRNAA
- a CDS encoding ABC transporter permease; this translates as MPPEATVTSTIAPAPARTEAGASELRALESGLDSLQTAGDAGPGRARRLGRSVVPPIVFVLAAVLAWQLYTVIAHPRPDLYPGPADVLSALGSAAASGHLATAIGTSLGRGGFGFLLAILIATPLGLLLAEVRWLRRAVGPILSGLQVLPSVAWVPAAILWFGLTDAAVYFVVLLGAVPSIVNGLLAGIDQVPPQLRRVGVILGANRRQLQTRILFPAAMPGYVAGLRQGWAFAWRSLMAAEIIAGSLGFGLGSMLEQSRELADLPSVLATILTILVVGIVVELAIFAPVERTLLRRRGLTGASR
- the cobA gene encoding uroporphyrinogen-III C-methyltransferase; amino-acid sequence: MTEQRLGSVALVGGGPGHPDLITVRGRQLLTAADVVIADRLGPRALLEDLAPGVEVIDVGKRPHHHPVPQSQINELLVEHARAGKRVVRLKGGDPFVFGRGGEEAEFCRAAGIPVEVVPGVTSAIAVPSIAGIPVTHRGVAAGFTVLSAHTDIDEVPGGPEHTVILLMGVSGLAGTAATLAAGRRGVDCPVAIVEDGYGDGQRVTVGTLGTIAAEAAVRGVQSPAVIIVGDVVRLADPDLLPIPAAHSTAPYREAPQ
- a CDS encoding FAD-dependent oxidoreductase, which translates into the protein MTRPFRVAVVGAGPAGIYAGNILRTRAAEAGVDVRIDLFESLPAPYGLIRYGVAPDHPRIKGIVTSLHDMLADGSVRLIGNVEVGADITVDELQSLYHAVIFATGAQRDAVVDLPGLGLPGSFGAADFVSWYDGHPDVPRHWPLEATEVAVLGNGNVALDVARVLAKHPADLLTTDIPDNVHAGLVASPVTDVHVFGRRGPEDIKFTPIELRELGEVPGVDIVLYGEDFDRADASTGERRAAGNQAKVMARILQSWRDREPTGAPRRLHLHFWHKPVELLGEDAVTGIRFERTEPDGEGGIRGTGAFADYDVQAVYRAIGYRGTPVRDLPFDEAAGVIPNDGGRVLDDGEPVRGLYATGWIKRGPVGLIGHTKGDAGETIEKLLEDHAVLADADRPGEDAVLSFLESRGVRYTTWEGWLALDGHERALGDGFAGDVVRERIKVVPRDEQVSISNREVIVR
- the fdxA gene encoding ferredoxin, producing MTYVIALPCVDVKDRACIDECPVDCIYEGERSLYINVDECVDCGACEPVCPVEAIYYEDDLPEEWTDYHAANVEFFSELGNPGGASKVGPQPYDHPLIAALPPQEAVHA
- a CDS encoding NAD(P)/FAD-dependent oxidoreductase produces the protein MPEVVVIGGGPAGLSATLNLARALVDVVLVDASRPRNSATLRSHGFLTRDGIRPTELRALAKAELAAYENVEHLERRSVTSVRRDGDGFVVEIAGRTPGEEHIVSARTVLLTTGLTETLPALPSIRSFYGMSVFSCVACDAWDLRGKPLALIGETPDLARRAVHLARWTTELTVFTNGSPVVTADEATALDALGIRVERATIADLEGERGAVHSVLLKDGRSIPIDGGFIRPTWQIATGFIDGLQPEESADGFLITDDEGRTSIPGLYAAGDVAVPGPQQMIIAAGNGARTAAAIVADLQVGAASALSPIAEILT
- the cysK gene encoding cysteine synthase A; translated protein: MPTNVYEDITAAVGRTPLVKLNRIAAAADATVLAKLEFYNPGGSVKDRIGVAIIDAAEKSGELRPGGTIVEGTSGNTGIALAMVGAARGYKVILTMPETMSKERRVLLRAFGAEIVLTPGPEGMRGAVEAAQKIVAENDNAIWARQFANEANPAIHRATTAEEIWADTDGGIDILVAGIGTGGTITGVGQVLKERKPGVQIVAVEPIDSPILSGGKPGPHKIQGLGANFVPEILDTSVYDEVIDVSFDDSIATAKKLASEEGILAGISSGAIVWGALQVAARPENAGKTVVAIVADTGERYISTALWADLLD